In Monomorium pharaonis isolate MP-MQ-018 chromosome 3, ASM1337386v2, whole genome shotgun sequence, a genomic segment contains:
- the LOC105831382 gene encoding arf-GAP domain and FG repeat-containing protein 1 isoform X1, protein MASTKRKQDERNLKTLRELVSQPGNKECFDCNQRGPTYVNMTIGSFVCTSCSGMLRGLTPPHRVKSISMATFTQDEIDFIKEHGNEYCRRIWLGLMNSNSPQNFDTKDEQKMKDLMSAKYELKRYYLDPSIANQNTVVQPRSQSASSIPRVPNSGTSTTLPAPVGTQNKPSNNADALNNSNSFATDFVADFSKVPDPFCPAPTSVGQFGQQSIAPQLFFANFDNNPVFNNTKSMETSAMFNQVGGNAMMNMNGLHAPPSEDRYAALKDLDSLMKQTQLKEETTGTLSPSTWGNANNSNAPNATWSIGVNNQTHVISNPFTGGDLWRPSANVVNNNTQPIDSSLCNPANPFKPTQFPVNNDSQWIGVGAPSNGDVLQLSQIMTPLANKVWQPTVSAYHANPFMVGTGVTNMTRNSNNPFL, encoded by the exons ATGGCGTCCACGAAGAGGAAGCAGGACGAGAGGAACCTGAAGACACTCCGCGAATTGGTCTCGCAGCCGGGCAACAAGGAATGCTTCGACTGCAACCAGCGTGGGCCGACCTACGTCAACATGACGATCGGCTCGTTCGTCTGCACCTCGTGCTCTGGTATGCT ACGTGGCCTGACACCACCGCACAGAGTAAAGTCCATTTCTATGGCGACATTCACCCAGGATGAGATAGACTTCATAAAGGAACACGGCAACGAGTACTGCAGGCGAATATGGCTGGGTCTGATGAACTCCAACTCCCCGCAGAATTTCGACACCAAGGACGAGCAGAAGATGAAGGACCTAATGAGCGCCAAGTACGAGCTCAAGCGATATTACTTGGATCCGTCGATCGCGAATCAAAACACGGTGGTGCAGCCGAGGTCGCAGTCCGCGAGCAGCATTCCGAGGGTACCGAATTCAGGAACGTCCACGACGCTGCCCGCGCCGGTCGGTACCCAGAATAAGCCGAGCAACAACGCGGACGCGCTAAATAATTCGAACAGTTTCGCGACGGACTTCGTTGCAGACTTCAGTAAAGTTCCTGATCCCTTCTGCCCGGCGCCGACATCAGTTGGCCAGTTCGGTCAGCAATCGATCGCGCCTCAGCTATTCTTCGCTAACTTCGACAATAATCCGGTCTTCAATAATACAAAGA gTATGGAAACGTCCGCAATGTTTAATCAGGTCGGTGGGAACGCCATGATGAACATGAATGGGTTACACGCGCCACCTTCGGAAGATCGTTACGCGGCACTTAAAGACTTAGACTCGCTGATGAAGCAAACGCAATTGAAGGAAGAGACAACTGGAACCTTATCCCCGTCTACGTGGGGAAACGCAAATAATTCGAATG CACCAAATGCTACGTGGAGTATAGGAGTAAATAATCAAACGCACGTCATCTCAAATCCATTCACGGGTGGTGATTTATGGCGGCCGTCTGCAAACGTAGTCAACAATAATACTCAACCCATCGATAGCTCCTTGTGCAATCCCGCAAATCCATTTAAGCCGACTCAATTCCCTGTAAATAATG attCGCAATGGATAGGCGTCGGCGCACCTAGTAACGGAGACGTACTCCAATTAAGTCAAATCATGACGCCGCTAGCGAACAAAGTGTGGCAACCAACAGTATCGGCGTATCATGCAAATCCATTTAtg GTGGGCACGGGAGTAACCAACATGACAAGGAATTCGAACAATCCCTTCTTATGA
- the LOC105831382 gene encoding arf-GAP domain and FG repeat-containing protein 1 isoform X2, whose amino-acid sequence MATFTQDEIDFIKEHGNEYCRRIWLGLMNSNSPQNFDTKDEQKMKDLMSAKYELKRYYLDPSIANQNTVVQPRSQSASSIPRVPNSGTSTTLPAPVGTQNKPSNNADALNNSNSFATDFVADFSKVPDPFCPAPTSVGQFGQQSIAPQLFFANFDNNPVFNNTKSMETSAMFNQVGGNAMMNMNGLHAPPSEDRYAALKDLDSLMKQTQLKEETTGTLSPSTWGNANNSNAPNATWSIGVNNQTHVISNPFTGGDLWRPSANVVNNNTQPIDSSLCNPANPFKPTQFPVNNDSQWIGVGAPSNGDVLQLSQIMTPLANKVWQPTVSAYHANPFMVGTGVTNMTRNSNNPFL is encoded by the exons ATGGCGACATTCACCCAGGATGAGATAGACTTCATAAAGGAACACGGCAACGAGTACTGCAGGCGAATATGGCTGGGTCTGATGAACTCCAACTCCCCGCAGAATTTCGACACCAAGGACGAGCAGAAGATGAAGGACCTAATGAGCGCCAAGTACGAGCTCAAGCGATATTACTTGGATCCGTCGATCGCGAATCAAAACACGGTGGTGCAGCCGAGGTCGCAGTCCGCGAGCAGCATTCCGAGGGTACCGAATTCAGGAACGTCCACGACGCTGCCCGCGCCGGTCGGTACCCAGAATAAGCCGAGCAACAACGCGGACGCGCTAAATAATTCGAACAGTTTCGCGACGGACTTCGTTGCAGACTTCAGTAAAGTTCCTGATCCCTTCTGCCCGGCGCCGACATCAGTTGGCCAGTTCGGTCAGCAATCGATCGCGCCTCAGCTATTCTTCGCTAACTTCGACAATAATCCGGTCTTCAATAATACAAAGA gTATGGAAACGTCCGCAATGTTTAATCAGGTCGGTGGGAACGCCATGATGAACATGAATGGGTTACACGCGCCACCTTCGGAAGATCGTTACGCGGCACTTAAAGACTTAGACTCGCTGATGAAGCAAACGCAATTGAAGGAAGAGACAACTGGAACCTTATCCCCGTCTACGTGGGGAAACGCAAATAATTCGAATG CACCAAATGCTACGTGGAGTATAGGAGTAAATAATCAAACGCACGTCATCTCAAATCCATTCACGGGTGGTGATTTATGGCGGCCGTCTGCAAACGTAGTCAACAATAATACTCAACCCATCGATAGCTCCTTGTGCAATCCCGCAAATCCATTTAAGCCGACTCAATTCCCTGTAAATAATG attCGCAATGGATAGGCGTCGGCGCACCTAGTAACGGAGACGTACTCCAATTAAGTCAAATCATGACGCCGCTAGCGAACAAAGTGTGGCAACCAACAGTATCGGCGTATCATGCAAATCCATTTAtg GTGGGCACGGGAGTAACCAACATGACAAGGAATTCGAACAATCCCTTCTTATGA
- the LOC105831388 gene encoding uncharacterized protein LOC105831388 isoform X1, translating to MRPSAGGVARRAAAVPRDPRSRIDPEGAEATEEADRHVHAASPTIEPVYESEWVRSDLADFEISKFVGGIAASKSTTSRNNPRRCYRTSTSSGYSSHSPPLSAGSYSYYAPASTRDGGPYGGPYGGLAVIHESETIPRPIWPSIIYRSVDDHSGDYEGVYTCRVCGCMYNYLSPPPPLLPPPLPPPPPLPPPPATTTSSPSRAREVLLELSRTLKSVIDGDVTVAPEDILRDISRIVSLEVGARNDNVYEYVCPTSWTDKNPSIWPTSCELKNLPSRANPISSKNYVGSPRCLYNGYNPAPSLGNDRTTRRERDSEKRNIGLARKKSRETEYSTQLKCSDVGSSIEGTIVPLNASDWNDRLAVRGLGDFDFTLDVTQAERLGRAIARAKRKRQWCRGLTTFLGLIFFLLSVVVVSLSVTRGRKVFGSM from the exons ATGCGTCCGAGTGCCGGCGGTGTGGCGAGGCGAGCGGCGGCGGTCCCGCGCGATCCCAGGAGTCGAATAGATCCCGAGGGCGCGGAGGCGACGGAGGAGGCCGACAGGCACGTCCACGCCGCGTCACCAACGATCGAGCCTGTGTACGAGTCCGAATG GGTAAGGTCGGACTTGGCGGACTTTGAGATCTCGAAATTCGTGGGCGGCATCGCGGCCAGCAAGTCGACGACCTCGCGCAACAATCCACGAAGATGCTACAGAACGTCGACCAGTTCCGGTTACTCGAGCCACTCGCCGCCGTTGTCGGCCGGCTCGTACTCCTATTACGCGCCAGCCTCGACGAGGGATGGTGGCCCGTACGGTGGTCCGTATGGTGGCCTGGCGGTGATCCACGAGAGCGAGACGATACCACGGCCCATTTGGCCGTCTATCATCTATCGATCCGTCGACGATCACAGCGGCGATTACGAAG GTGTTTATACGTGTCGCGTATGCGGTTGCATGTATAACTATTtgtcaccaccaccaccgctgCTGCCGCCACCAttaccgccaccgccaccgctaccgccgccgccggcgaCGACGACATCGTCACCGTCGAGAGCGCGCGAGGTGCTGCTCGAGTTATCCCGTACTCTCAAGTCTGTGATAGATGGCGACGTTACAGTGGCACCAGAGGATATTCTGCGCGATATCTCGCGTATCGTTTCTCTGGAGGTCGGCGCGAGGAACGACAACGTGTACGAGTACGTTTGCCCTACGTCCTGGACCGACAAGAATCCGTCGATATGGCCTACGAGCTGCGAGCTGAAGAACTTGCCATCGAGAGCGAATCCAATCAGTTCGAAAAACTACGTCGGTTCCCCTCGCTGTCTCTACAACGGATACAACCCGGCGCCATCGCTCGGGAACGACAGGACGACGAGACGCGAACGCGACAGCGAGAAAAGAAACATCGGTCTCGCGAGGAAGAAGTCTCGCGAAACCGAGTACTCGACG CAGCTAAAATGCAGCGACGTTGGGTCGTCCATCGAAGGCACGATCGTCCCGTTGAACGCGAGCGACTGGAACGACCGCCTGGCCGTCCGAGGCCTGGGAGATTTTGATTTCACTCTCGACGTGACGCAGGCCGAGCGTTTAGGCCGGGCGATCGCGAGAGCGAAACGGAAGCGGCAATGGTGCAGAGGCCTGACCACTTTTCTTGGTCTAATTTTCTTCCTGTtgagcgtcgtcgtcgtctcgtTATCCGTAACGAGGGGTCGCAAAGTGTTCGGAAGCATGTAA
- the LOC105831388 gene encoding uncharacterized protein LOC105831388 isoform X2: MRPSAGGVARRAAAVPRDPRSRIDPEGAEATEEADRHVHAASPTIEPVYESEWVRSDLADFEISKFVGGIAASKSTTSRNNPRRCYRTSTSSGYSSHSPPLSAGSYSYYAPASTRDGGPYGGPYGGLAVIHESETIPRPIWPSIIYRSVDDHSGDYEGVYTCRVCGCMYNYLSPPPPLLPPPLPPPPPLPPPPATTTSSPSRAREVLLELSRTLKSVIDGDVTVAPEDILRDISRIVSLEVGARNDNVYEYVCPTSWTDKNPSIWPTSCELKNLPSRANPISSKNYVGSPRCLYNGYNPAPSLGNDRTTRRERDSEKRNIGLARKKSRETEYSTLKCSDVGSSIEGTIVPLNASDWNDRLAVRGLGDFDFTLDVTQAERLGRAIARAKRKRQWCRGLTTFLGLIFFLLSVVVVSLSVTRGRKVFGSM, from the exons ATGCGTCCGAGTGCCGGCGGTGTGGCGAGGCGAGCGGCGGCGGTCCCGCGCGATCCCAGGAGTCGAATAGATCCCGAGGGCGCGGAGGCGACGGAGGAGGCCGACAGGCACGTCCACGCCGCGTCACCAACGATCGAGCCTGTGTACGAGTCCGAATG GGTAAGGTCGGACTTGGCGGACTTTGAGATCTCGAAATTCGTGGGCGGCATCGCGGCCAGCAAGTCGACGACCTCGCGCAACAATCCACGAAGATGCTACAGAACGTCGACCAGTTCCGGTTACTCGAGCCACTCGCCGCCGTTGTCGGCCGGCTCGTACTCCTATTACGCGCCAGCCTCGACGAGGGATGGTGGCCCGTACGGTGGTCCGTATGGTGGCCTGGCGGTGATCCACGAGAGCGAGACGATACCACGGCCCATTTGGCCGTCTATCATCTATCGATCCGTCGACGATCACAGCGGCGATTACGAAG GTGTTTATACGTGTCGCGTATGCGGTTGCATGTATAACTATTtgtcaccaccaccaccgctgCTGCCGCCACCAttaccgccaccgccaccgctaccgccgccgccggcgaCGACGACATCGTCACCGTCGAGAGCGCGCGAGGTGCTGCTCGAGTTATCCCGTACTCTCAAGTCTGTGATAGATGGCGACGTTACAGTGGCACCAGAGGATATTCTGCGCGATATCTCGCGTATCGTTTCTCTGGAGGTCGGCGCGAGGAACGACAACGTGTACGAGTACGTTTGCCCTACGTCCTGGACCGACAAGAATCCGTCGATATGGCCTACGAGCTGCGAGCTGAAGAACTTGCCATCGAGAGCGAATCCAATCAGTTCGAAAAACTACGTCGGTTCCCCTCGCTGTCTCTACAACGGATACAACCCGGCGCCATCGCTCGGGAACGACAGGACGACGAGACGCGAACGCGACAGCGAGAAAAGAAACATCGGTCTCGCGAGGAAGAAGTCTCGCGAAACCGAGTACTCGACG CTAAAATGCAGCGACGTTGGGTCGTCCATCGAAGGCACGATCGTCCCGTTGAACGCGAGCGACTGGAACGACCGCCTGGCCGTCCGAGGCCTGGGAGATTTTGATTTCACTCTCGACGTGACGCAGGCCGAGCGTTTAGGCCGGGCGATCGCGAGAGCGAAACGGAAGCGGCAATGGTGCAGAGGCCTGACCACTTTTCTTGGTCTAATTTTCTTCCTGTtgagcgtcgtcgtcgtctcgtTATCCGTAACGAGGGGTCGCAAAGTGTTCGGAAGCATGTAA
- the LOC105831375 gene encoding LOW QUALITY PROTEIN: FK506-binding protein 4-like (The sequence of the model RefSeq protein was modified relative to this genomic sequence to represent the inferred CDS: deleted 1 base in 1 codon), whose translation MVIENVKYLLCTLHNDSGIWQVPLNIILNKETAVTFTCNGSGCVHLTGYYKDEISADDWKENQVTRKETDRCNPMYRLNCLDRTIQFIKEKAISYTENGWLVEKLRETEEKPQEMKQRDEKFVQKIAQLLKKTLRKNLKGQEAEKRQDWKEKILKNNTFYKGVAANLYDNNGSDDASDELSLWETEQQIEFKIKDVICAVQMQDLKIGTGKAAQDGDYVKIYYVACVLRDSKRPKIDECRDGRGLVVHLGNMTMLSGLELGMMGMKVGGKCRLIIPPEMA comes from the exons ATGGtgattgaaaatgtaaaatatctgCTTTGTACTTTGCACAACGATAGTGGTATATGGCAAGTACCACTCAACATAATTCTTAATAAGGAAACTGCTGTCACATTTACATGCAATGGTTCAGGTTGCGTACATCTAACTGGATATTATAAAGATGAAATATCAGCAGACGATTGGAAAGAAAATCAGGTTACTCGTAAA GAAACAGATAGATGTAATCCAATGTATAGACTTAACTGTTTAGATAGAactattcaatttattaaagaaaaagcaaTATCTTACACTGAGAATGGCTGGCTGgttgaaaaattaagagaaacgGAAGAAAAACCCCAAGAAATGAAGCAAAGAGATGAAAAATTTGTTCAAAAAATTGCacaattactaaaaaaaaccttaagaaaaaattta aagggaCAAGAAGCTGAGAAAAGACAAGAttggaaagaaaaaatcttgaaaaataacACCTTTTACAAAGGTGTAGCTGcaaatctttatgataataatggtTCTGATGATGCGTCTGATGAATTGTCATTATGGGAGACTGAGCAgcaaatagaatttaaaataaaagatgtaaTATGTGCTGTGCAAATGCAGGATCTAAAAATTGGTACTGGCAAAGCCGCACAAGATGGCGACTacgtcaaaatttattatgtggCTTGTGTTCTTAGGGATTCTAAGAGACCAAAAATTGACGAATGCAGAGACGGTCGAGGCTTGGTAGTCCATCTTGGTAATATGACCATGCTCTCTGGTCTAGAATTGGGAATGATGGGAATGAAAGTTGGCGGAAAGTGTCGTCTTATAATACCTCCCGAAATGGCGTAA
- the LOC105831387 gene encoding signal recognition particle 9 kDa protein has protein sequence MTYLNSWEEFERGAERLYLQDPMNTRYTMKYCHSKGVLCLKLTDNRRCLQYKTEIAQDLKKMEKFIGNLMRHMASKDS, from the exons ATGACATATCTGAACTCTTGGGAAGAATTCGAGAGAGGCGCCGAGAGGTTATATCTTCAGGACCCGATGAAC ACTCGATATACAATGAAGTATTGCCACAGTAAAGGAGTtttgtgtttaaaattaacagaTAATCGACGG TGCCTCCaatataaaacagaaataGCACAGGACTTgaagaaaatggaaaaattcaTAGGCAATCTCATGAGACATATGGCATCAAAAGATagttaa